The Heliangelus exortis chromosome Z, bHelExo1.hap1, whole genome shotgun sequence genomic sequence CCCGGGACCGGGGACATGGAGGGGCCGCCGTCTCCCCCCGTCAGGCAGCAGGTGGGGAGAACGCGGGGCGGCGAGCAGAGGCCGGAGCAGGAGCCGGGGGAGCTGCGTGAGGCCGCCCGCTGCTTGGTGCTGGACGCGGACGGGAGGAGCGTCCCCTTCAAGGCCCTGTATGGGGAGCAAAAAGCCATCGTGGTGTTCGTGCGGGTGAGGAGGGAGCGGCGGCCCGGCTGGTCTGGCTGGGCCATCCGGAGCACAGGCAGGCGCCTTGCCTGGAGCCCGAACTTGTCTGTGCAGCGGCGGTGGccggggaggagggagggggcgAAGAGGAGGAGATTACACAAGCTAGGCCGGAGCGCAGAGATAGGAAAATGTAAGAAAGATCAGTTCTAAGATCCCTCGTTATTTAGTGCAATGATACGGTGTTTACCCGAAAAGGGGTAATTCCGTGTGTTTAAGGAAGCAAGCATTGTGTACCCTGATTTCCCAGATGGCAAGCCAGCTCTCTCATTCCTAAAATATccacagataaaaatattagCAAGGCCCAAAGCCCAGGGTTATTGTGCAAACTTGGAGTAAACCAGGATCCTGACCCAAATTTTGGTGACAGTAAAGAACTTTAGCCTTTCCTGTTTCTAGTTCCTGATCACCTCCAAAATTATTTGTGCCTAAAGTCAGAATCTGCTGCTTCATTGCTATGCAATTATGTCTGTTTCTGACATGTCCAACTGGCTATGTTGCAGAATTTTTTATGTTACACTTGTAAGGAGTATGTAGAAGACCTGGCAAAAGTCCCCAGGGCATTTTTACAAGTAAGTACACCCTGCTCTTGCCTTGTGTTAGGCTTAAACCTTctaggaacaaaacaaaacaaaaaaaaaaaaaaaaaaaaaaaaaccaaaccaaaaccaaccaaccaaacaagcaaaaacaaaacaaaaaacgcTCAGAAGAAAGTGCTGTCATAGTTTGCTACAATAGCCACACTGTACCTGCCTGGGCAGCTCAGGAGCGTCGTTCCACTGCATGCTCTGTTGCAGCAGTGTTATATCTGTCTGCCTGAAAAGCTCTGTGCTGTTTTCTCCGCTGTGTTCAGAACAGCTAGACAACATCTGACAGgcatttcttttgctgttaTTAGTGCAGCTGTCTCTACCACCCTTTCCATTATGGCTGTATGGTTGACTGATGGTTGCccatgggaaaaaacaaaattgatCTGTACTAAAAATAGTCTCTTTtactaatgttttttttaagctgcatcAGTTGTGTGATGTGTTCTCGAGGCAGGTgcaaaaacagcagcagcaagagaaaaaggtGGACAAAGGTTACTATGGATGAGTATTTGTTGCATGGTAGAAGATATCAGAGAGACAATGATCCCCTGCTAAATGTGGATGGTTATCTCATCTAGGGTACTGATTGAAATTCTGTCATATTTTATTCCCAAGAGCAGCATAGCAAATGACAGACACTCAGTTTGTTACTGAAATGAAGCCTTAGATGACTAAGAACTTGGGGATGAAAAGGGGCAATTTCTTTGGCAGCTCAAATTCTCAAGGCAGATTTTTCTAAACTGCTCACTCAGTGTAATTCAGAATGACATTTTCTAAATTTGGCTGCTCAAATAAATGCAAAGGTAATCAAAACTATCCAtgcttgggggttttttttgttgggtttttttttgtttttttggttttttaatgtgAGTATTGTGGTTCTTTTCATAACAAGCAGAATGATTCTATTTTAGAAGGACAAGTGTAATGTCCTAATATTAAACCAACATCATATTTTTTACCTGTTTTACTGACATCTAAATGAACATCAGTTTTGACCTCTATTCTAGACTCAGGCTTAATGTTGTATCTGCAAAAGATAGCAGTATATGTGGATACAAGCTATTTCTATTAATGAACATTGTTTAATGTAAATCACAGATTTATATGCACAGATATGTGCATCCTTCTTCTTTAGATGTACATGCAACTGAATGGAAGTTTTGAGTTTGCAAAATCTTATCAGGCTGCAATCAGTTGCAGAAAAGATGATCCTACTACAGAAATGGTTTACACATCTGTAACTTACAAGTTAtctttaaagtaatttattcaCTTAATAAATTAATGTAGTTGCTAACTATGGGTGGCAGAAAAAAGTAGAGACACCAAATACACAAGTGTtgttaatttcaaataatttaactTCAGTGCACTGTGCTCATTAACTCGGGACACCAGATTCTGCAAATGCTTTGCAGCCATGCAGAAACACCGGTATCCTCTTTAGTGTTTCAATACCCATTTTCTGTTCTAGGAAGCAAATGTGAGGCTTATAGTTATTGGACAGTCATCTTATCATCATATCAAGGTAAACAAAGTAGTCATTAGATACCTTGTACTCTCTATTGTGCCTTAGTGGTCTGCATTGAaagatttccttctgtttgtaAAGATGATAATTGGCAGccacagaaaaagaggagagtATTCTTTTCCATGAAGTAATTCTAATAGTGGTACATGAATAAAGCAAGTAACTAAaactttcagtttaaaaaccaGTGGGACTTGCTGAGGAAATATctttttgttattattgttattattgttgttgttgttgttattattattattattattattattattattattattattattatattattattattattattatttcactgGAAGCTAAAAAGCTGcctaaattttttttgcctttaaattAACATGACAAATCCACAGGTTTCCAAATTGGTGTCAGTGTGTTAGTATCTTTCCTGCTGTCAGTAGATCCTAACTATAGTTGTCTTAAccttaaaaatagtatttttatatgcatttattttgcagCCCTTCTGCAATTTAACTGGTTATATGCATGAAATGTATGTTGATCCACAAAGGGAAATTTATAAAATACTTGGCATGAAACGAGGTGAAGGTAATTACATATCAGGTAAGAATAATTTTCTCACCTTCTTTGGTCTTATACAGAACAAGAATGCCCTGATAAAATATTATGATCACAATATAAATAGGAAGGGAGTTGCCCACCAGCTCGTGTCTCGTAGGCTGTATTTTGTCAAAAcacttaaaagcagaaaattctaGATTATTCATagcagctttttaattttgttgttctgCTTATATACTTTTGTATATCtgagtatttaaaaattttttttagtgagaAGCCCTCATGTGAAATCAAACATGCTACTTGGAAGCATCAGGAGTATATGGAGAGCAATGACTGGCCCAGCTTTTGATTTTCAAGGAGACCCCGCTCAGCAGGGAGGAGCTTTGATTTTAGGTCCAGGTGAGcttctttgttttgtgtgaAAAGTTACTGTCTCCTCCTATAGCAGTTTGCTTTAACACTACCCCTTTGGCTGCTGTCCCTCTGCATCCCAAGGAGATAGTCTTGTGTTGAACTGTGTGATTTTGCCAGCTGAAGTAACCTCTGGAAGTGTCATTCTGTAGTTCCATCTCCCAGAGAGGTAGCACAAAGCTTGGAAGGTTTTTTCTGACACCGTGGTGTTAACCTACATTCTGTTTTCACATTCGATACGAGGCACATAATGCACTTTTAGTAGAGGCATAATGCATGAAGGGGGGCTGCAATATGACAGTCATCTCACTGAATCATTAGAAAACATCATGCTGGAGCAGATTTAATTCAATTAAATGCTTCTGTAAATTCATTAAGGAAGATCTATGCAATTGTTTAAAATGTAGTATGTTGTGCAATCTATAGAGCTAGTACGCATTTGTACAAGAACTAGAAAAAGGCTCAGAATGCTTCATTGATTCGGTTATGACTTTgaataaataagtattttccTGAACAATTTACATGTTCTCATTCTATTCCAGGCAATAAAGTTCATTTTCTGCACCTTGATAAAAACAGACTGGATCATGTTCCAATTAACAGAGTTTTGCAGCTTGCAGGAGTTAAAACAGTGAATTTCACAAACAGCCCTGAGATTATTGACATATGACACTGGCACAgtatatgcattttttttacttgtgttCTACAAGAGCACTTCTTCAGTGAATTCCCACCTGCATGGGCACTGTTGTGAATTCCCACCTGCATGGGCACTGTTGTGTCTTTATGGGACATATGAAACCCTATCTAGACAATCAGACCACAGAACAAACTGCCTGGCACTGAAGGTGGTCACAAAAGTGCTGTTTCCATTGCATATAAGATAGCAAAGACTAAAATACAGTTAAGGCTCAGTGCAAAAAATCCTGTAGCTTATTACCTCCTCGTCAAAAAAAAGCTgctaatatattttaaacaaatgtttgtTCAAGATGAACTAAActaaaaaatctggttttagcCAGGAAGAATTTGAGATTCTTGCCTTCAGCAGATGACATTGGCTTTCAATCCAAAACTTGTtagcaatattttaaagcttctaTCACCGTGTGACAATCTTGTATTAAAATATACCTTGAAAAATTGCAATTTCAAACACTGAACCAACTTTTGCATCTGGAACTGGCAGATAttgtgaaatacattttatagctttaaataaatattaaaaaaatgtcaacCATTGTCTGCAATTGCATTGTCTGCAATTCTTTTGCTTCATATGAAAAGGCGTCTCTGAAAGACAGGGAGAGGTGTGTCTTAAACCTATTTTTTATCAAATTGTCAGTTTTGGAGTAGGCTGTAGTCAGTTACTTGGTGTCCTATGAAGATTTGTAGCAAAATATTCTTCTGTGCATGCATTTACTTTCTCTCAGAGCAAGAGGTGTCTAAAAAAATATCCTTAGTTATTTTGTCCTAGACCACCgagctttttgtttgtgtttgtcaTAGATGACAGCAGCATTTTGGTTTGCAGTTCTGTCAGATTTCATATTATCTGTTTTTTAAGAATGTTTTTGTTCAGAATCTATTGCTTTCATTAAAGCTGATGTTCCTTCTTTCATCCATCAACCATTTCTTGTTAGCAATTTTAAACTAAGATTGCCCAAGATTTAAGGAGGAGTCTCTCCTGGTCTGTAGTCTCTCATCTTTGTCCTTCACTGTAAAATGCTGCCATTCACTTGTATTTCACCTGCaatttctctcctcttttaAGCCTTAGCACTAATGCAATTGTAAAATGGTATTCTGTGAAGAGGTTTGTCCCTGCATACAGTAAGGTCAGTGGCAGGCATAGAGCAAACTCAAGAGAGCTCTACACCAATGCGAGTGTATGAAATTAAGTGTAGTGTTGcttgacaaaaaaattaaaggcttGCTTAAGAAACATAATGATACCGAGCAGAGTAATTCCATTAAATGTACTATGCCCTAGTACCTAATTCATTACATTCACGTTTTGATATGGTGTGTTTAGAAGGATGCTATTAATGTAGAAATTCTGTGCTAAGTTCCATGATTTCACTAAACAGGACTTGGCATAGGACTGAAGCAGCTGTGTGCAGACTCAGAACCTGCATGATTTTAAGGCTGGCCAGAAGCTTCCTCAGAACTTGGCATAACAGACTGAGACTAACAGCTGGAGCTCCAAGATAAGTGAAGTCAGATTTTCGTGACCACTGCCCCTTCAAATAAGGAGCTggtccctccctccttccagaGTTCCCTCCCTCCAGAGCTCACCAATATTTTTGCGTAGGTCAGGAATTCTGCAATGCAGCTGCCTCTGTGTTACTTAAATCACAGTAGAAAGCAAGCTAGGAAATTGTTCTTAGAAAACTGGTCTTATATTTgtaaaaaacacaagaaaggcagaaaaattattttcaaagagaaagaaTCACAAATATTCAATTTATTTGTGGTCCTTCCACTCTGCTTCATTCACGTCATCATCACTCTCAAAGACACTGGCTCCAATTCCACTTTTTGTTTGCAATCATTTCCCTTTCATGTTATTGATGTTTTTGATTTTAAAGGGAGTGTTTGGCTGCTTGCTT encodes the following:
- the PRXL2C gene encoding peroxiredoxin-like 2C, giving the protein MEGPPSPPVRQQVGRTRGGEQRPEQEPGELREAARCLVLDADGRSVPFKALYGEQKAIVVFVRNFLCYTCKEYVEDLAKVPRAFLQEANVRLIVIGQSSYHHIKPFCNLTGYMHEMYVDPQREIYKILGMKRGEGNYISVRSPHVKSNMLLGSIRSIWRAMTGPAFDFQGDPAQQGGALILGPGNKVHFLHLDKNRLDHVPINRVLQLAGVKTVNFTNSPEIIDI